From Desulfolucanica intricata, the proteins below share one genomic window:
- a CDS encoding YncE family protein, with the protein MIKKFVIMLCAILAISIFIYVYYEDSPASEQTYINKNSGIYCLTASRDVFYLSSEDYKILNKITVEGGWKITPVQDGKIYITVRGSLSKAGKEIAVLQNGKVIKNIELNHLLPRIIKYNEYNRKAYVGHIFYKNKNYITVINTEKDLVENYLSYDKNIEDIAFIKNKMIISAWAPKGKPYQIDIISLDNYSVTKTIPIDFIMSSMIVVGDMIYGINGLSQEPFLYVIDWKKEKVVEKIRLKENSPWRVYKNEVDGKSYVYVSHYNIDNMSGKSISCVDPENNEVVKTITNAFHPGDIAFNNKDIIVGDRVNDRLLIINGNKIKHKVYLGSRPLIIVKAKSLASD; encoded by the coding sequence ATGATAAAAAAATTTGTAATTATGTTATGTGCTATACTAGCAATTTCGATCTTTATTTATGTTTATTATGAAGATTCACCTGCTAGTGAACAGACTTATATCAATAAAAATAGTGGAATTTATTGTTTAACAGCTTCCAGAGATGTTTTTTATTTATCTAGTGAAGATTATAAAATTTTAAATAAAATCACGGTTGAAGGTGGGTGGAAAATAACCCCTGTACAAGATGGTAAAATATATATAACCGTAAGAGGCAGTTTATCGAAAGCCGGAAAAGAAATAGCAGTACTACAAAACGGGAAAGTAATTAAAAATATAGAATTAAATCATCTTTTACCTAGAATCATCAAATACAATGAATATAACCGTAAAGCATATGTTGGTCATATCTTTTATAAAAATAAGAATTATATAACAGTTATCAATACAGAAAAAGACCTCGTTGAAAATTACTTGTCTTATGATAAAAATATTGAAGATATTGCATTTATTAAAAATAAAATGATTATAAGTGCATGGGCACCCAAAGGTAAACCCTATCAAATTGATATTATTAGCTTGGATAATTATTCAGTTACAAAAACAATACCAATAGATTTTATAATGTCGTCAATGATTGTAGTAGGTGATATGATATATGGTATAAATGGGTTATCACAAGAACCTTTTCTTTATGTGATAGATTGGAAGAAGGAAAAGGTGGTTGAAAAAATAAGACTTAAAGAGAATTCCCCATGGAGGGTATATAAAAATGAGGTTGACGGAAAATCTTACGTATATGTATCGCACTATAATATAGATAATATGTCAGGAAAATCAATTTCATGTGTAGATCCTGAAAACAATGAAGTTGTAAAAACTATTACTAATGCTTTTCACCCAGGAGATATAGCATTTAACAATAAGGACATTATTGTTGGTGACCGTGTTAACGATAGGTTATTAATAATTAACGGCAATAAAATCAAGCATAAAGTATATTTAGGTAGTAGACCTTTGATTATTGTAAAAGCCAAGTCTCTGGCTAGTGATTAA